One genomic window of Deltaproteobacteria bacterium HGW-Deltaproteobacteria-6 includes the following:
- a CDS encoding menaquinol oxidoreductase has protein sequence MLEKALKGNRGYWTWIVFLVMVAAVGFFFYLRQLEYGLGVTGMSRDVSWGLYIAQFTFLVGVAASAVMLVLPYYLHDYKAFGRITVLGEFLAVSAVIMCVLFIFVDLGQPSRVMNVLLYPQPTSILFWDMIVLSGYLVINIFTGWVILSCNRKEVPPPGWVKPLIYLSIPWAVSIHTVTAFIYAGLPGRSFWLTAIMAPRFLASAFASGPALLIIFCLILKRFGRFDAGEKAIQALSKIVAYALAASIFFVLVELFTAFYSQIPEHARHFQYLFAGLDGHQNLVPWMWTSAVLAFAALAMLIIPPIRRKEGLLAVACIAVFISLWIEKGLGLVVTGFIPSPLDTITEYHPTGTEIAITFGIWAVGLMILTLFYKIFVSVRNDIEGGHHHRPADRVKP, from the coding sequence ATGCTGGAAAAAGCTTTGAAAGGCAACCGCGGATACTGGACATGGATTGTTTTTTTAGTCATGGTCGCCGCGGTCGGATTTTTCTTCTACCTGCGCCAGTTGGAGTACGGTCTGGGCGTCACGGGCATGAGCCGGGACGTCTCCTGGGGGCTTTATATCGCCCAGTTCACCTTCCTGGTCGGCGTTGCCGCTTCGGCCGTCATGCTGGTTTTGCCTTACTACCTTCATGACTACAAGGCTTTCGGCAGAATCACCGTGCTGGGCGAGTTTCTAGCCGTGTCCGCTGTCATCATGTGCGTGCTTTTTATCTTTGTCGATCTCGGCCAGCCTTCCCGCGTGATGAATGTTCTCCTGTATCCGCAGCCAACCTCCATTCTTTTCTGGGACATGATCGTCCTCTCCGGTTATCTGGTGATCAACATTTTTACCGGCTGGGTCATCCTGTCTTGCAACCGCAAGGAAGTCCCGCCGCCCGGCTGGGTCAAACCGCTGATCTACCTTTCCATTCCCTGGGCCGTCAGCATCCACACGGTAACGGCTTTCATCTATGCCGGCCTTCCGGGACGGAGTTTCTGGCTGACAGCGATTATGGCCCCCCGGTTTCTGGCTTCCGCTTTTGCCTCCGGCCCCGCTCTGCTGATTATCTTCTGCCTGATCCTGAAGCGTTTCGGACGATTTGACGCGGGAGAAAAAGCAATTCAGGCTCTTTCCAAAATCGTGGCTTATGCGCTGGCGGCAAGCATCTTCTTTGTCCTCGTGGAATTGTTCACCGCCTTTTACAGTCAGATTCCGGAGCACGCCCGGCACTTCCAATACCTCTTCGCCGGGCTTGACGGCCACCAGAACCTTGTGCCCTGGATGTGGACGTCCGCCGTATTGGCCTTTGCGGCTCTGGCGATGCTGATCATCCCGCCCATCCGCCGAAAGGAAGGCTTGCTGGCTGTCGCCTGCATAGCCGTTTTTATTTCGCTCTGGATTGAGAAAGGCCTTGGTCTGGTGGTTACCGGTTTTATTCCGTCGCCGCTCGATACGATAACCGAATATCACCCGACGGGAACGGAAATCGCCATTACCTTCGGCATTTGGGCGGTTGGATTGATGATCCTGACATTATTCTACAAAATTTTTGTCAGCGTACGAAATGATATCGAGGGCGGCCATCATCACCGGCCCGCCGACAGGGTGAAGCCATGA
- the xsc gene encoding sulfoacetaldehyde acetyltransferase: MKKVKMTPSEAIVETLLAEGVDHVCGIVGSAFMDMLDLFPAAGIKFIPVRHEQSAAHMEDAYCRVSGRCGVVTGQNGPGITNMVTSVAAANMGHTPLVIISPSAGTPTIGWDGFQECDQMSVFKSITKAVVRVPHPKRAADCLRTAFRIAYADRGAVLYDIPRDYFYGELEETILKPSQYRVDARGCGSHEQLDRAAELLSKAKNPVIVSGRGVVDADALDIVKAIAEHLTAPVAVTYLHNDAFYGNHPLSVGPIGYMGSKAAMKTLAKADVMLAIGTRLSVFGTLPQYDINYFPDNAKIIQIDINPKHIARTHPIEVGIIGDAKEATMEILKRLKSADGKRKPDDKRLAAVAREKKKWEKEIVDLAMVDGNPMNPRRVLLEISKALPDDAIVSTDIGNVASTANSYLKFNQSRRHIAALTFGNTGFAYPAALGAQIAKPKAPVIAIIGDGAWGMSLHEVSTAVEHNLPVVACVFRNMWWGAEAKNQVDFYNNRFVGVDIPTPKSFVPVAKAMGANSMQVSRPEDIREAFDSCLKSRKPTVLEFLVDGKQLAPPFRKDALALPTRFLPKYAHLDHHNWYKGGIDDL, encoded by the coding sequence ATGAAAAAAGTAAAGATGACACCCAGCGAAGCAATCGTGGAAACCCTGCTGGCCGAAGGCGTGGATCATGTTTGCGGCATCGTGGGATCGGCATTTATGGATATGCTCGATCTCTTCCCCGCGGCGGGAATCAAATTCATTCCCGTCCGTCATGAACAAAGCGCAGCGCACATGGAAGACGCCTATTGCCGCGTGTCGGGACGGTGCGGCGTCGTAACAGGTCAGAACGGCCCCGGCATCACCAATATGGTCACATCGGTGGCGGCAGCCAACATGGGTCATACGCCGCTGGTGATCATCTCTCCTTCCGCCGGAACGCCGACCATCGGCTGGGACGGCTTTCAGGAATGCGACCAGATGTCCGTCTTCAAATCCATCACCAAAGCCGTCGTCCGCGTTCCTCATCCGAAACGGGCCGCCGATTGCCTGAGAACGGCCTTCCGCATTGCCTATGCGGACCGGGGCGCTGTTTTGTATGACATTCCCCGTGACTATTTCTATGGCGAGCTGGAAGAGACGATTCTGAAACCATCTCAATACCGGGTGGATGCCCGGGGCTGCGGTTCTCATGAACAGCTGGATCGCGCAGCCGAGCTTCTGTCCAAAGCGAAGAACCCCGTCATTGTTTCCGGGCGCGGTGTGGTTGATGCCGATGCACTGGATATTGTCAAGGCGATTGCCGAGCACCTGACCGCGCCTGTCGCGGTCACCTATCTGCACAATGATGCCTTTTACGGGAATCATCCCTTGTCCGTCGGCCCCATCGGCTACATGGGTTCCAAGGCAGCCATGAAGACGCTGGCCAAGGCTGATGTCATGCTGGCTATCGGGACAAGACTTTCCGTCTTCGGGACCCTGCCCCAGTACGACATCAATTACTTCCCGGATAATGCCAAAATTATTCAGATCGACATCAATCCGAAGCACATCGCGAGAACCCACCCCATTGAGGTCGGCATCATCGGCGATGCAAAGGAAGCCACGATGGAAATTCTGAAGCGCCTGAAATCCGCCGACGGGAAACGCAAGCCTGATGACAAACGCCTGGCCGCGGTCGCGAGGGAAAAAAAGAAATGGGAAAAAGAGATTGTTGATTTAGCCATGGTCGACGGCAATCCGATGAATCCCCGCCGCGTTTTACTGGAGATATCCAAAGCGCTTCCGGACGATGCGATTGTGAGCACGGATATCGGAAACGTCGCCTCGACAGCCAACAGTTACCTCAAATTTAACCAGTCACGACGGCATATCGCGGCGCTCACTTTCGGCAATACGGGTTTTGCGTATCCCGCGGCCCTGGGGGCCCAGATTGCCAAACCCAAAGCGCCGGTCATTGCGATCATCGGCGACGGCGCCTGGGGCATGAGCCTTCACGAAGTCAGCACGGCGGTGGAGCATAACCTGCCCGTCGTGGCCTGTGTTTTCCGGAACATGTGGTGGGGCGCGGAAGCCAAAAACCAGGTGGACTTTTACAACAACCGTTTCGTCGGCGTCGATATCCCCACGCCGAAAAGCTTTGTTCCTGTCGCCAAGGCGATGGGCGCCAACAGTATGCAGGTCAGCCGGCCCGAAGATATCCGGGAGGCTTTCGATTCCTGTTTGAAGAGTCGCAAACCCACTGTTCTGGAATTCCTGGTGGACGGCAAACAACTGGCGCCGCCTTTCCGGAAAGATGCACTGGCTCTGCCGACGCGCTTTTTGCCCAAGTATGCCCATCTGGATCATCATAACTGGTACAAAGGAGGCATCGATGATTTATAA
- a CDS encoding menaquinol oxidoreductase, with amino-acid sequence METPVDFRPGTWSYSGGAKSLTLLDLPNPRVWQPTDFDWKLPDNWKTIIIEGLRERLEKYRSFRLFMDICVRCGACADKCHFYIGTGDPKNMPVLRAELLRSVYRRYFTAAGKRFGRLSGARDLTVDVLKEWFYYFYQCTECRRCSVFCPYGIDQAEITMMGRELLNLVGCNINWVIEPAANCFRTGNHLGIQPGGIKDMLEFMADDIEDRTGVRVDVPLNKKGADILFVTPSGDYFADPGTFTCMGYLMLFHEIGLNYTFSTYASEGGNFGLFTSADMVKRLNAKIYAEAKRLGVKWILGGECGHMWRVIHQYMDTMNGPADFLEEPVSPITGTRFENARSTKMVHIAEFTADLIRNNKLKLDPGRNDHLKITFHDSCNPARAMGLFEEPRYIINHACNHFHEMAEDTIREKTFCCGAGAGLGNDENLEMRMRGGMPRAMAVKAVVQKYGVNRLACMCAIDRATLTTLMDYWVPGVSVMGVHELLANALVMKGEKSRTIDLRGEPLAGC; translated from the coding sequence ATGGAAACCCCCGTTGATTTCCGGCCGGGAACCTGGAGCTACAGCGGCGGGGCAAAAAGCCTGACGCTGCTGGATCTCCCGAACCCGCGGGTGTGGCAGCCAACCGATTTCGACTGGAAACTGCCGGATAACTGGAAAACCATCATCATCGAAGGCCTGCGGGAGCGACTGGAAAAGTACCGCTCCTTCCGCCTGTTCATGGACATCTGCGTCCGTTGCGGCGCCTGCGCCGACAAATGCCATTTCTACATCGGCACAGGCGACCCCAAAAACATGCCGGTCCTGCGGGCCGAACTCCTCCGGTCCGTCTATCGTCGTTATTTCACGGCGGCGGGAAAGCGGTTCGGCAGGCTTTCCGGGGCGCGCGACCTCACTGTCGATGTTCTGAAAGAATGGTTTTACTATTTCTACCAGTGCACCGAGTGCCGCCGCTGTTCCGTCTTCTGCCCCTACGGCATTGATCAGGCGGAAATCACTATGATGGGCCGCGAACTCCTGAACCTCGTCGGGTGCAACATCAACTGGGTCATCGAACCGGCCGCCAACTGCTTCCGCACCGGCAACCATCTGGGCATCCAACCGGGCGGCATCAAGGACATGCTCGAATTCATGGCCGACGATATTGAAGACCGTACAGGAGTCCGCGTGGACGTTCCGCTCAACAAAAAAGGGGCCGACATTCTTTTTGTCACGCCGTCGGGCGATTACTTCGCCGATCCGGGAACATTTACCTGCATGGGTTACCTGATGCTCTTCCACGAGATCGGCCTGAATTATACATTCAGCACCTACGCCTCCGAAGGCGGTAATTTCGGCTTGTTCACCTCCGCTGATATGGTCAAGCGCCTCAATGCCAAGATCTACGCCGAGGCGAAGCGGCTCGGCGTCAAGTGGATCCTGGGTGGCGAATGCGGCCACATGTGGCGGGTAATCCACCAGTACATGGACACCATGAACGGCCCCGCCGATTTTTTGGAAGAGCCCGTCTCTCCCATTACCGGCACCCGTTTTGAAAACGCCCGTTCCACAAAAATGGTTCACATCGCCGAATTCACCGCCGACCTGATCCGGAACAACAAGCTGAAGCTCGACCCGGGGCGTAATGATCACCTGAAAATTACTTTTCACGATTCCTGCAACCCCGCCCGCGCCATGGGGCTTTTTGAAGAGCCCCGTTATATCATCAACCATGCCTGCAACCATTTTCATGAAATGGCGGAAGACACCATTCGGGAAAAAACCTTCTGCTGCGGTGCAGGCGCTGGTCTGGGCAACGATGAAAACCTGGAAATGCGGATGCGCGGCGGCATGCCGAGAGCCATGGCCGTGAAAGCCGTTGTGCAGAAATACGGCGTCAATCGCCTGGCCTGCATGTGCGCCATCGACCGGGCCACCCTGACCACGCTGATGGACTACTGGGTGCCGGGTGTATCGGTCATGGGCGTTCATGAGCTTTTAGCCAACGCTCTTGTTATGAAGGGCGAGAAGTCAAGGACCATCGACCTGCGCGGAGAACCGCTGGCAGGCTGTTAA
- a CDS encoding menaquinol oxidoreductase, whose protein sequence is MKQQKWCMITLGLVIFAALITFPFWYGKGKTSRPPALSLDTPAIAQLQEKRCVEDTPSMRKSHMKLLNAWRDEAVREGNRLYTAKDGRTFEKSLTGTCLKCHSNKEQFCDRCHNYLGARPTCFGCHIVPGEVNK, encoded by the coding sequence ATGAAACAACAGAAGTGGTGCATGATAACATTAGGACTCGTGATCTTTGCGGCGCTGATCACCTTTCCCTTTTGGTACGGCAAAGGGAAAACATCCCGACCGCCGGCCCTCAGCCTGGATACGCCCGCCATTGCCCAATTGCAGGAAAAGCGCTGCGTGGAGGATACGCCGTCCATGCGCAAAAGCCACATGAAACTGCTTAATGCCTGGCGTGATGAAGCCGTCCGCGAGGGGAATCGTCTTTACACGGCGAAAGACGGCCGCACGTTTGAAAAAAGCCTGACCGGCACGTGCCTGAAGTGTCACAGCAACAAAGAACAGTTCTGCGATCGTTGTCATAATTATCTGGGCGCCAGGCCGACCTGTTTTGGCTGCCATATTGTTCCCGGGGAGGTAAATAAATGA
- a CDS encoding acetolactate synthase has translation MSNVIGGKLVADALVDRGVDYIYSLSGGHITPIYQHLENTPITIFDVRHEQAAVFMAEASARMNRKPAVAMVTAGPGFTNALSGIASARLSNAPVILIAGCVGTESTEKLDLQDMTQLPVIEPMVKKAFVCHIPERIPEYIDMAFRAAMSGRPGPVYLEFPCNVLNAKVDMSMVKKPHTTLASKPVDRENTRKVVDLLKAAKNPIVIGGSGLWYSDAEKEIIEFVEKIGIPIYTAGAGRGVIPDTHPLCFEGSLAIRPGSAMITLMTTDLVLFLGGRLSLFYIFGEIFPATAKFIQVDIAPDEIGRNRTIDLGIVSDIKSFLKEINSDLDEQKIGDTLKAQYQPWLETVRAAHDGGKKDAKAMWECETLPMHPMRLANEINKFMDREDDIVVADGGDTSTWMGMTRTVKKGGTYLDYGLYGCLAVGIPYANAAKLKHPDKRVLLIMGDGSAGFNFMEFHTAIRKKLPIVVVIANDQSWGMIMHSQQLRMGHNIPNGTELGWVDYHKMVEVLGGFGCCVEKTEDIRPALEAAFASGKTACINVKVDPAIISPGSVALANLGGYKCN, from the coding sequence ATGAGTAACGTTATTGGCGGCAAGCTTGTTGCTGACGCTCTGGTTGATCGGGGCGTCGATTACATTTATTCATTGAGCGGCGGGCATATTACGCCCATTTACCAGCATCTTGAAAACACACCCATCACGATTTTTGACGTGCGCCATGAACAGGCGGCCGTCTTCATGGCCGAAGCCTCAGCCCGGATGAACCGCAAACCGGCGGTGGCGATGGTCACGGCGGGACCGGGGTTTACCAATGCCCTCTCCGGTATAGCGAGCGCGCGTCTTTCCAACGCGCCGGTTATCCTGATTGCCGGCTGCGTGGGAACCGAATCCACGGAAAAGCTGGACCTTCAGGACATGACGCAGCTCCCCGTCATCGAACCCATGGTGAAGAAAGCATTCGTCTGCCATATCCCGGAGCGCATTCCCGAATATATTGACATGGCTTTCCGCGCGGCGATGAGCGGCCGGCCGGGCCCCGTTTACCTGGAATTTCCCTGCAACGTTCTGAACGCCAAGGTTGATATGTCCATGGTCAAGAAACCCCACACCACGCTCGCCTCCAAGCCCGTCGACCGGGAAAACACCCGCAAGGTCGTCGATTTGCTCAAGGCGGCCAAGAATCCGATTGTGATCGGCGGAAGCGGCCTTTGGTATTCGGATGCCGAAAAGGAAATCATCGAATTCGTGGAAAAAATCGGCATTCCGATTTACACGGCGGGCGCGGGCCGCGGCGTCATCCCGGACACGCATCCTCTTTGCTTTGAAGGCTCTCTGGCCATCCGGCCCGGTTCGGCCATGATCACGCTCATGACCACCGACCTGGTGCTCTTCCTGGGCGGCCGCCTGAGCCTTTTCTATATCTTCGGCGAAATTTTCCCGGCGACGGCCAAATTTATTCAGGTGGACATCGCCCCGGATGAGATAGGACGCAACCGGACGATTGATCTCGGCATCGTCAGCGACATCAAATCATTCCTCAAAGAGATCAACAGCGACCTCGATGAACAAAAAATCGGCGACACGCTGAAAGCGCAATATCAGCCCTGGCTGGAAACCGTCCGCGCCGCGCATGACGGCGGCAAAAAAGACGCCAAAGCCATGTGGGAATGCGAGACCCTGCCCATGCATCCCATGCGCCTGGCCAATGAGATCAATAAATTCATGGATCGGGAAGATGACATTGTCGTTGCCGACGGCGGCGACACATCCACCTGGATGGGCATGACCAGGACCGTCAAAAAAGGCGGGACTTACCTGGATTACGGCCTTTACGGCTGTCTGGCCGTCGGCATTCCTTACGCCAACGCCGCCAAATTAAAACATCCGGACAAACGTGTTCTCCTCATCATGGGCGACGGATCGGCCGGCTTTAACTTTATGGAATTTCATACGGCCATCCGCAAGAAGCTTCCCATTGTCGTGGTCATCGCCAACGATCAGTCCTGGGGGATGATCATGCACAGCCAGCAGTTGCGCATGGGGCATAACATTCCCAACGGAACCGAGCTGGGCTGGGTCGATTACCATAAAATGGTGGAAGTTCTGGGCGGTTTCGGCTGCTGTGTCGAAAAAACGGAAGATATCCGGCCGGCGTTGGAAGCTGCTTTTGCTTCCGGCAAGACGGCCTGCATCAATGTTAAGGTAGATCCGGCCATCATCAGCCCCGGCAGTGTAGCCCTGGCCAATCTTGGAGGATATAAATGTAATTGA
- a CDS encoding acetate kinase yields the protein MKILVLNCGSSSLKYKLFEMETNEVLARGQADRIGLADAVFQHDARRHETLLCEMPLRNHHEAVHALLTHLVDGRRGILTDINEISGVGHRVVHGGEHFRTPVAVDPAIRQTLEGTKNMAPLHNPPNLMGIDVCTRLMPGVPQVAVFDTAFHQTMPPYAYTYAIPYRYYAQDHVRRYGFHGISHRYVAYRTAEILEKNIEDLKIITCHLGAGSSLCAVAQGKSFDTSMGFTPLSGLVMATRCGDIDPAVVSFLAQKEGKSLAQVMDMLNRESGVFGISGISPDFRDLEKEAGSGNERARLALTVYAYSVARGIGSLIPAAGGLDVLVFTAGIGEHSPQMRLRICAFLSWLGIYLDDNKNTENAVEGEISRPSTKVKVFVVPTNEEKMIARETQAVLQNNQKSVFNLK from the coding sequence ATGAAGATACTGGTCCTGAATTGCGGCAGCTCATCGCTCAAATACAAACTCTTCGAGATGGAAACAAATGAGGTTCTGGCCCGGGGTCAGGCGGACCGCATCGGCCTCGCCGATGCCGTGTTTCAACATGATGCACGGAGGCACGAAACCCTGCTTTGTGAAATGCCTCTGCGCAATCATCATGAAGCGGTGCATGCCCTTCTGACCCATCTTGTGGACGGCAGGCGGGGCATCCTGACGGATATCAACGAAATCAGCGGCGTCGGTCATCGCGTCGTCCACGGCGGGGAGCATTTCCGCACCCCGGTCGCCGTCGATCCGGCCATACGGCAAACCCTTGAGGGCACCAAAAACATGGCGCCGCTGCATAATCCGCCGAACCTGATGGGGATTGATGTCTGCACCAGACTCATGCCGGGTGTACCGCAGGTAGCGGTCTTCGACACGGCATTTCATCAGACCATGCCGCCTTATGCCTATACCTACGCGATCCCTTATCGTTATTACGCACAGGACCATGTGCGCCGATATGGCTTCCACGGCATTTCCCACCGGTATGTCGCGTACCGGACGGCGGAAATTCTCGAAAAAAATATCGAAGATTTGAAAATCATTACCTGCCATCTGGGCGCCGGTTCCAGCCTCTGCGCCGTGGCACAGGGAAAATCGTTCGACACATCCATGGGCTTTACGCCTCTTTCCGGTCTCGTCATGGCAACCAGGTGCGGTGATATTGATCCGGCGGTCGTTTCTTTCCTGGCCCAAAAGGAAGGAAAGTCCCTGGCACAGGTGATGGACATGCTGAATCGTGAAAGCGGCGTTTTCGGCATCTCCGGCATTTCCCCCGATTTTCGGGACCTCGAAAAAGAGGCAGGCTCAGGCAATGAACGGGCCCGGCTGGCTCTGACCGTATACGCATACAGTGTAGCCAGGGGGATCGGTTCTCTGATTCCGGCCGCTGGCGGACTCGACGTCCTGGTTTTTACCGCCGGGATCGGCGAACACTCGCCGCAGATGCGTCTGCGGATCTGTGCCTTTCTTTCCTGGCTGGGGATTTATCTGGATGACAATAAAAACACGGAGAATGCCGTCGAAGGTGAAATCTCACGACCTTCGACAAAGGTAAAAGTTTTTGTGGTTCCGACAAATGAAGAAAAGATGATCGCCCGGGAAACGCAGGCGGTTTTGCAAAATAATCAGAAGAGCGTTTTCAATTTAAAATAA
- a CDS encoding 4Fe-4S ferredoxin: MTTNRRDFLKITGLSALSLLVPAGICPALAKEKMMTSGQALTAKRWGMAVDPSQCRPDCTDCITACHRVHNVPEFGNAKDAVKWIWSAPLTAAFPDESHAYHGAAIRKMQLPVLCNHCANPPCVRVCPTKATFRRPDGIVMMDYHRCIGCRLCMAGCPYGARSMNYRDPRPFIAKINPDFPTRTKGVVEKCNFCEERLAKGIKPACVMACKERSLVFGDMDNPRSEIRLLLEKRFNLRRRAGLGTAPQVYYIL; this comes from the coding sequence ATGACGACGAACCGCAGAGACTTTTTGAAAATAACGGGGTTATCCGCCCTGTCCCTCCTTGTACCGGCGGGCATCTGTCCTGCCCTGGCCAAAGAAAAGATGATGACTTCCGGACAGGCCCTCACCGCCAAACGCTGGGGCATGGCTGTGGACCCGTCGCAATGCAGACCGGATTGCACGGATTGCATCACCGCCTGCCACAGGGTGCACAATGTTCCCGAGTTCGGCAATGCCAAGGATGCCGTCAAATGGATCTGGAGCGCGCCCCTTACCGCCGCCTTCCCCGATGAAAGCCACGCCTATCATGGAGCGGCCATCCGGAAAATGCAGCTGCCCGTTTTATGCAACCACTGCGCGAACCCGCCCTGTGTGCGGGTCTGCCCCACAAAGGCCACCTTCCGGAGGCCGGACGGCATCGTCATGATGGACTATCACCGCTGCATCGGCTGCAGGCTTTGCATGGCCGGCTGCCCCTATGGCGCGCGGAGCATGAACTATCGGGACCCCCGGCCGTTTATTGCCAAAATCAATCCGGACTTTCCGACGCGCACCAAAGGCGTCGTGGAAAAGTGCAATTTCTGCGAAGAGAGGCTGGCCAAAGGCATAAAGCCTGCCTGCGTCATGGCCTGTAAAGAAAGATCGCTGGTATTCGGGGATATGGACAACCCCCGATCCGAGATCCGTCTTCTCCTGGAAAAACGTTTTAACCTGCGCCGAAGAGCGGGCTTGGGAACCGCCCCGCAGGTTTATTATATCTTATGA
- a CDS encoding MFS transporter, with product MNNVTAPKEYKLSTRSAYYIFTLLFLLYFFDYMDRTIVTSLAPFIQKEWGLTDTQSGLLMSVVYWSIVAFVFPVSILVDRWSRKKTIGVMALLWTAATVVCAFTKTFPQLLAARAAIGIGEAGYAPAGTAMLSGLFPPEKRSRMMGLWNISIPLGIAVGIGLGGFIATHWGWRHAFGLVAIPGAVVAILFFFVKDYKTVELIKTDESCKTGPGKIKMSKMDIFREFIHTPSLIFTNLGFIGCIFANNAVIFWLPTYFHRTTGVSISEAGVKTSVLMILALIGLPLGGWLADMWFKKRVNARLLFPAITTALNAICIFTAISFLQGQAQYLTLLGMGILASAFAPAAITATQEVIHPGLRATSYSVCVVVQNLFGASLAPIVIGKISDLYGIQTAMSILPVFLVVSALLFFAGSFFYKRDLNKVEKITLECED from the coding sequence ATGAATAACGTGACAGCACCAAAGGAATACAAGTTATCCACGCGAAGCGCCTATTACATCTTCACGCTGCTGTTTCTGCTGTATTTCTTCGATTACATGGATCGGACGATCGTAACCTCCCTTGCTCCCTTTATCCAAAAAGAGTGGGGCCTCACGGACACGCAGTCCGGTCTGCTCATGTCAGTCGTTTACTGGTCCATTGTTGCCTTTGTCTTTCCCGTTTCGATCCTCGTGGATCGCTGGAGCAGGAAAAAGACCATTGGCGTCATGGCCCTTCTCTGGACTGCCGCGACGGTAGTCTGCGCTTTCACTAAAACCTTTCCCCAGTTGCTCGCGGCCCGCGCCGCCATCGGGATCGGAGAGGCCGGATACGCCCCCGCCGGCACGGCCATGCTCTCCGGGTTGTTCCCTCCGGAAAAACGTTCCCGCATGATGGGCTTGTGGAACATATCCATTCCTCTCGGTATCGCCGTCGGCATTGGCCTGGGCGGTTTCATTGCCACCCATTGGGGCTGGCGGCATGCCTTCGGCCTGGTGGCCATTCCCGGGGCGGTTGTGGCCATCCTTTTTTTCTTCGTCAAGGATTATAAAACCGTCGAACTGATAAAAACAGACGAGTCCTGCAAAACCGGCCCGGGCAAGATCAAGATGAGCAAGATGGACATTTTCCGTGAATTTATTCACACCCCTTCTCTGATTTTTACCAATCTCGGGTTCATCGGCTGTATCTTCGCCAACAATGCGGTCATCTTCTGGCTTCCCACGTATTTTCACCGGACGACAGGCGTCTCCATCAGTGAGGCGGGCGTGAAAACGAGTGTGCTCATGATTCTGGCGCTCATCGGCCTGCCGCTGGGGGGATGGCTGGCCGATATGTGGTTTAAAAAACGGGTCAATGCACGGCTGCTGTTTCCTGCGATTACGACAGCCCTCAATGCCATCTGCATCTTTACGGCTATTTCCTTCCTTCAAGGGCAGGCACAATATCTGACGCTGCTGGGAATGGGCATCCTGGCTTCCGCATTTGCCCCGGCCGCCATCACCGCCACACAGGAGGTGATCCATCCCGGGCTTCGGGCAACCTCCTACTCCGTATGCGTCGTTGTTCAGAATCTCTTCGGAGCCTCCCTGGCTCCCATTGTGATCGGAAAGATCTCCGATCTCTATGGTATCCAGACAGCCATGTCGATCCTGCCCGTTTTTCTTGTAGTCTCCGCCCTGTTGTTTTTTGCCGGATCTTTCTTTTACAAAAGAGATCTGAACAAGGTGGAAAAGATTACGCTGGAATGCGAGGATTAA
- a CDS encoding NAD(P)-dependent oxidoreductase, whose amino-acid sequence MYKDLEGKTAMVTGSGKKTGIGYAIAEKLASCGCNIIIADLGKPPVPGESLKSATGEEMEAIASALAKTYGVRTLAVAVDITNNDAIGAMVETIKGTFDHIDILCNNAGASFGVPNTVLSYDEAAWIRTIDVNLFSVFRISRAVIPLMAGKPATIINTASRAGKVPPLFNSAYAVAKAGVIMLTKTMAKELGGNGIRVNAICPGQIATDLEKWRFGLEASFFGTTIEEREKEMCKTIPLGYIGLPRDAGDLVAYLASDASRYITGQAINLDGGQCMEL is encoded by the coding sequence ATTTATAAAGACCTGGAAGGAAAAACAGCCATGGTCACCGGCTCCGGTAAAAAAACCGGCATCGGCTACGCGATTGCGGAAAAACTGGCCTCCTGCGGCTGCAACATTATCATTGCCGACCTGGGCAAACCGCCCGTTCCGGGCGAATCCCTGAAATCCGCCACGGGTGAAGAGATGGAGGCCATCGCTTCAGCGCTTGCCAAAACGTATGGCGTCCGGACACTGGCGGTAGCCGTTGATATTACCAACAACGATGCCATCGGCGCCATGGTGGAAACGATCAAAGGAACCTTCGACCACATTGACATTCTTTGCAACAATGCGGGGGCATCCTTCGGCGTGCCCAACACGGTTCTGAGTTATGACGAAGCGGCCTGGATCCGGACGATTGACGTGAATCTGTTTTCCGTCTTCCGCATCTCGCGGGCTGTCATTCCCCTGATGGCCGGGAAACCCGCCACGATCATCAATACGGCATCACGGGCGGGCAAGGTCCCTCCCCTTTTCAACAGCGCTTATGCCGTGGCCAAGGCAGGCGTCATCATGCTGACCAAAACCATGGCCAAGGAACTGGGAGGAAACGGCATCCGCGTCAATGCGATCTGCCCGGGACAGATCGCGACGGATCTGGAAAAATGGCGTTTCGGTCTGGAAGCCTCGTTCTTCGGCACGACGATTGAAGAACGGGAAAAGGAAATGTGCAAGACCATTCCCCTGGGATATATCGGTCTTCCCCGCGATGCAGGAGACCTCGTTGCGTATCTCGCTTCCGACGCGTCACGATATATAACAGGACAGGCCATCAATCTCGATGGCGGTCAGTGCATGGAACTATAA